The DNA region TAAGCATGCGCTCTCTCCTGTATGACTGATCGCTCCTTTGTCCAACTCGGACAGACTTTCGTAGATGGCACCATAATAAACGTGGGTATACGTAACGGCATATATGCACCACCGCTTTATAGATGCATCATTTGTGCTGTTCTTTGTAAATATGTCCTGGTGCCATCGCCCTGGCTCATCAAGTAGACGCATCTGAAAAATCCATTTCATGGCAACATTCTTGCGACGCGAAAAATATGTGGAGATTAAAGAATCAAttctaaaaaaagaaaaaaaaaaaaatatataataatattaccTGTTCCTACTTTTGCGCTTAATATATTCAAaaggagagtaaaaaaataggacAATTGAACCCAGGAGAGGGGTCCACTTATCGTAATTTTCAAGGCACTTCTCCTTACAAGAGGGGCTGCTCACTAATTTGCCTATATCATTATACATACCTGCATGAATATCTCATCCTATGAgaagtgcctttttttttttaaatcaaagTAAGACATACACAgacaaatataaaacaaatggataaatttttttgaataaatccTAAAATGGTAAATCATTTAGGAATAgaaaaaagcacaaaaaacaaatgaacacaTTTGGTGGCAACAAAACATAGATTACCCAAACGATTCAACGCCGTTGTAGCTACCtccatttcgcaaaaaagtaTAATCCGCAGGCGcccatatgtgtatatgcttgcaaattatgcaaattggggggaaGCTTAAAAAAACACTGGAGATGCCACAAATGTAATCTCATCAAATCGATATTGGGGtcaaacaaaacaaaaaggatcatacgtaaaatattatcatttcaCGGTATCCAATGAAACgaaaatatcatttaaatgcaattatgaaaaaaaaaaaactaagcattcaaatttgaaacaaattaaagcaaggaaaattttccaaaattatCAGAAATAGATAGCTGCTGCCACCGATAAACACTAGGAGCTAAAAATTAAGTACAGACGCGACAAAATCAAGGAGCAATTCCTTTTATACATCTTTTAAAGCTTTCCACGTAATCCTTGAAACGAGGCTTTTTTACACCGTTGGATTTCAGGTCATACTTCAATACCTTTACAAGCAAGTAAAAAGATATTAAAAAACTCACGGCGGCgaataaaaagataaaataatggCAAAACTCATCACCCCCGTATAAACCCAGGGCGGGTAATATTACTACAAAGGGTAAGGCCATTATGGCACcatatttcttaattttcAGAAtcttaaattgttttttgcTAACATTTGGATCGTGTTCACGTTCATCCATGTAACTGTACGtatcaaataattttttttctattttagaATCCAACATTCCGACAGGGTTAGGTATGTTTGCATTCGTTTCCCTCATGCGCTTCATGCCTTCTAAGACGGTGGGCACAACAACATCGTTGTACTTTGTTTTGATAGAATCTCTAACTTCTTTTAAGGCCTTTTGATGCTCTGCTATGTTAATCATTTTGTAGTTCATTACTTTTTGCTTCAAATTATTAATCTGATCCTCAAGttcttttgttctttttctttgtgccagatattttaatattgCTTTGTTCGCAATTTCTTCTAATATTTTCTTGTCTTCCACGTAGCTTAAATCTGGTCTACCTTGTAACAAAATTTCTATCTTCATATCACTTGAAAGGGACTCATTATACACAGTTTCAACATCACTTTGATTTTCTggacttccctttttatttttcgtgaGGCTCGATTTTGAGTCACTTACTGATTTAAGTTTTTCGTCGATTTCTGCTACTAATAGTCGACTAGTTCTCTGTTGGGATGTTTTAGCAACGCTGTTCTTCCTTAATTCCTCACTGCATGAgctctaaaaaaaaaattataaaaaatgcgtGATTGTTAGTGAAAGGAAGAGTCCTAATGTCACATCGTTATCAAGAAATGTATgcttttttagaaaaaatgacaattttacaaaaaaataaaataaaataagcatgttgaaatgttattatacatataatacataCCAAGCCGTTATCGTACTGACATGCTAATGACAAAAAGACTAGCAAGGAAATTTTCGGCAAAATGGCGAACATCATTTTGAGGAAAgcttaaaatttgttctCTTCAATGTTATTTGTCATATGTAACTCTGATGGAGGGCACtcccatatatatatatatatatatatatatatatatatacatataagtacctgtgtacatatatacaatcctatatattcatatgcatatataggTAGATACAGATATTTAGTTATATAGATAGAAGAtagagatttttttttttctgtgatTTATTAAAACTGCTGTTTATGTCAACagatatgtttttttctttttttttatttcgatttttttcatcatataaagtaaaaagagCCTTCGATTGGGGTTTCCTCATGAAGGTATATAATCCAAACagtaacatatatataattatggattcccaaaaaaaaaagtcatttttaaaattttattttttcatacttTTCAAATTAGCGATTATTTATATAGAAACCATTTTCAATAACTAGaacaatataatttttcgtaATTGAAATTGATAGaacttgttaaaaaaaaaggtaaattaATCAATCGTTTAATTTTAGAACAGGGCAACgttttgatatattttttttttttttttcaaaaatatagtaTTCCATGGGCACCATTTAAAACCGAGAacaaactaaaaaaattgaatattGGAATTCcgaaaacatataaatatataaaatcaCATGGTACCGTGCGATGAGGGGAATAtttaaaagaggaaaaaggtTTAAACGTATACGTCTTACTACAATTTCTTAATAATTTGAAACGCGTACAATTTTAAGTGCGCATGTATGAAAAAACAGttttagagaaaaaaatatttcacaaTACTTCTGAATCGGTTATTTTTGTTGtactaaaaatataagtgaaaaaaatattttttttaaaaacttagGTCATTATGTAGCactatatatacatatattgtTCTAAATCCACAGTTAGACTATACTACTTCATAAACCCATGTTATCATatgcttttataaaaaaacggtaaaaaaaattcttaaaaaggcATATGAAAATGCGGATGCTAAAGTTACATGTCttattgaatttttttattttaaaagttttagtgcaaaatggctttccttttttttttttttttttaaactcaaAGTGAGGCATATTTGCGTcaaatttaaaacaaatggaTAAGTTTTTGAATAATTCGTAAAATGGTAAACCATTTAAAATTAGAAGAAAACACAAAAAGCAAATGAATAAGGTTGGTGGGAACAAACGTAGATTACCAAAACGGTACAACGCCATTGTAGCAACTTCCATTCCgcaaaaaagtataaaaccCAAGTGACCATATGTTTTTATGCCCACATATGCCttcaaattatgaaaattattcaaattatGCATTGGGGGAAGGCTAAAGTAATCACTGGAGATGCCACAAGTATAAGCTCATCAAATCGATATTAggataaaacaaaacaaaaaggatcATACGTAAAAAGATATCTTTTCACAGTATCcaatgaaacgaaaaaataatttaaatgcaattatgaaaaaaaaaaattaagcattcaaatttgaaacaaattaaaacaaggaaattttttcaaaatattcaGAAATAGCTAGCTCCCATCGGTAAACACTAGGAGCTAAAAATTAAGTACAGACGCGACAAAATCAAGGAGCAATTCCTTTTATACATCTTTTAAAGCTTTCCACGTAATCCTTGAAACGAGGCTTTTTTACACCGTGGGATTTCAGGTCATATTTCAATACCTTTACAAGGAtgtaaaaaaacattaaataaCACACGGCGGCAAATCCAAAAAGCACACAACGCAAACTATCCTCTTCAATCCCGTATACACCCAGTCCGGGTAATAAGACTAAAAGGGGTATGGCGAATATGGCACcatatttcttaattttcAGAATCCAAAATTGTTTTTTGCTAATATTTGGATCGTGTTCACGTTCATCCATGTAGCTGCACgtttcaaataattttttttctattttagaATCCAGAATTCCGACAGGGTtaggtatttttattttcttttccttaaTACGTTTCATGCTGTCTAAGGCGGAGGGTACAACAACGTCATACTTTGTTTTGATAAAATCTTTAACTTCTTTTAAGGCCTTTTGATGATTCATCATTTTAAGTACTTCTGCgttcataatattttgcttcttcaatttttctttcatcacattaattttttcaagtgcTTCATCTAACCTCTTTTGATATTCCACCACATTGGTCATTCCCTCACTCAATACTTTGTCTTTCATTGATTTAATCTTTTCGACAGTTTCTCCAATCTTCTTTGTATGATCTGCCACATTAATCATTTTgctattcataattttttgcttcataaTATTAAGCTGTTCCTCAATgtctttcgctttttttttataatcttgATATTTTGatattgcttttttttcaatttcttctaattttttattgtcTTCAGAGTAGCTTAAATTGGATCCGCTCTTTAATGgggttttttccttcacatcATTTGACAGGGACTCTTCATACACAGTTTCAACATCACTTTGATCTTCCGAATTTCCCTTTGTATTTTTCGTGAAGGTCGATTCCGCGTCACTTACTGATTCAAGTTCGGTGTCAATTTCAGCTAACAGTAGTCGACCATTTCTCAGTTGGGACATTGCAGAAACGCGGTTCACCCCTTTTAAATGTGTGCTCCATGAgctctaaaaaaaaatcataaaggTTGCATTATTGTTAGTTAAAGAAAGAGTCCAAATGCCACATCGCTAtcaagaaatatattttttttttcagaaaaaatgacaatttaacaaaaaaaaataaaatgagcaTGTTGAAATGCTACTATACATATAATGCATACCAAGCCGCTATCATACTGACATGGTAATGGCAAAAAGACCAGCAAGAAAGCTTTCGGCAAAGTGGCGATCATCATTTTGGAGAAGGCTTAAAATTGGTTTTCTTTAACGTATTTGTCATATGAAACTCTGGTGGAGGGTACTtccataaatatataagtatctgtatacatatatacaaacctatatattcatatgaataaataCCTACATattcatatgcatatataaacaGATACAGATATATAGTAATACAGATgcagatatatatttatacagaTAGATGAtagagatttttttttttttttttgtgaattatTAAAACTGCTGTTTATGTCAAcagataaatttttttttgtttttatttcgatttttttcatcatacatagtaaaaaaaaagactctTAAATTGGGGTTTCCTCAAGAACGTATACAATCCAAACagtaacatatatataattatggattcccaaaaaaaaaagttatttttaaaattttatttttcacacttTTCAAATTAGTGATTATTTATATAGAAACCATTTTCAATAACTAGaacaatataattttacgtaATTGAAATTGATAGAactagttaaaaaaaaggtaacctAATCAATCGTTTAATTTTAGAACAGGGCAAcgttttgatatttttttttttttcccaaaacaGGGTATTCCGTGGGCACCATTTAAAACAGAGAacaaactaaaaaaattgaatatgGGAATACCGAAAACgcataaaaa from Plasmodium vivax chromosome 4, whole genome shotgun sequence includes:
- a CDS encoding Pv-fam-b protein (encoded by transcript PVX_002520A), which encodes MMFAILPKISLLVFLSLACQYDNGLSSCSEELRKNSVAKTSQQRTSRLLVAEIDEKLKSVSDSKSSLTKNKKGSPENQSDVETVYNESLSSDMKIEILLQGRPDLSYVEDKKILEEIANKAILKYLAQRKRTKELEDQINNLKQKVMNYKMINIAEHQKALKEVRDSIKTKYNDVVVPTVLEGMKRMRETNANIPNPVGMLDSKIEKKLFDTYSYMDEREHDPNVSKKQFKILKIKKYGAIMALPFVVILPALGLYGGDEFCHYFIFLFAAVSFLISFYLLVKVLKYDLKSNGVKKPRFKDYVESFKRCIKGIAP
- a CDS encoding Pv-fam-b protein (encoded by transcript PVX_002525A) encodes the protein MMIATLPKAFLLVFLPLPCQYDSGLSSWSTHLKGVNRVSAMSQLRNGRLLLAEIDTELESVSDAESTFTKNTKGNSEDQSDVETVYEESLSNDVKEKTPLKSGSNLSYSEDNKKLEEIEKKAISKYQDYKKKAKDIEEQLNIMKQKIMNSKMINVADHTKKIGETVEKIKSMKDKVLSEGMTNVVEYQKRLDEALEKINVMKEKLKKQNIMNAEVLKMMNHQKALKEVKDFIKTKYDVVVPSALDSMKRIKEKKIKIPNPVGILDSKIEKKLFETCSYMDEREHDPNISKKQFWILKIKKYGAIFAIPLLVLLPGLGVYGIEEDSLRCVLFGFAAVCYLMFFYILVKVLKYDLKSHGVKKPRFKDYVESFKRCIKGIAP